From the Robbsia betulipollinis genome, the window GCGGCGAATCGATCGCGACCGCCAGCCAGGAAATTGCCGCCGGCAACAACGACCTGGCCTCGCGCACCGAGGAACAGGCAGCGTCCCTGCAGCAGACCGCCGCGAGCATGGCGGAACTGACCGGCACGGTCAAACAGAACGCCGACAACGCGCGTCAGGCGAGCGGCCTCGCCGATGCGGCGCATGACGTCGCGCGGCAAGGCAGCGAGATCGTGGGGCAGGTGGTCGAGACGATGGCGGGCATCGACGAAAGCTCCGGCAAGATCGCGGACATCATCGGCATCATCGAGGGCATCGCTTTCCAGACCAATATCCTGGCGCTGAACGCGGCGGTGGAAGCCGCCCGCGCAGGCGAGCAGGGACGCGGTTTCGCGGTGGTGGCGGGGGAAGTACGCTCGCTGGCGCAACGCTCTTCCGCGGCCGCGAAGGAGATCAAGGGACTGATCGATATGTCGGGCGAGCGCGTGCGGACCGGCACCGATCTGGTCGCGCGGGCAGGCGAGACGATGACCCGGATCGGCACATCGATTCAGCGCGTGACCGATATCATGGGCGAGATCGCCTCGGCCTCGAACGAGCAGAGCCGCGGCATCGAGCAGGTCAACCAGGCCGTGACGCAGATGGACGGCGTCACCCAGCAGAACGCAGCGCTGGTCGAGCAAGCCGCGGCGGCGGCGGGATCGCTGCAGACGCAGGCTCAGAAGTTACGCGAAGTGGTCGCGGTTTTTCAGATGGAGCAGAGTCGGGCGCATGCGTCGTCGCCGCGCCAGGGCGATCACGCAAGGCCGGCCTCGCCCGCCTTCGCGTAACCACGTCCCGCTCCACAGAGCAGTGCCGCTACCGCGCGCGGCACGGAATGCCCTCGGGTGCGGTCCCCGGCCTTCAGGAGCGTTCCAGCGCGATCCAGCGCCGCACGGCGGGCCGCTGCCATTGATGCCGGGCATAATCGGCCAGTCGCTCCGGCATCGCGTCGCCATGCAAGGCGAGTCGGTTCAGCATGAGCGCGAGATCCAGATCGGCGATGCACCACTCACCGAAAAGGTCGGACGCGCCCGACGCCAGCAGAGCATCGGCCGTCGCGAAAAGCTTCCCGGCGGCATCGCGC encodes:
- a CDS encoding methyl-accepting chemotaxis protein, producing the protein MSLSIKGRVGLISGLLAAALVAVGGIGLYGLSQSNAALQNTFNNQMPAVREIGDVSLFTTRERLTARNALDRIGTNLAEPSIAKALALREKADTAWQQYMSIRKSPQSKALADATQTKRLAVQQILDQIYTAMRAQDRARAAQLTDTTLQPAFEEMIGANNALQDFLRIKAEKGYRDAMSTFDMVSIFSILALLAGIALALYSWISLRRAIGLPLQAALGHFDAIASGDLRTRIVAFRNDEMGELMQGLEKMQASLIGTVASVRSGGESIATASQEIAAGNNDLASRTEEQAASLQQTAASMAELTGTVKQNADNARQASGLADAAHDVARQGSEIVGQVVETMAGIDESSGKIADIIGIIEGIAFQTNILALNAAVEAARAGEQGRGFAVVAGEVRSLAQRSSAAAKEIKGLIDMSGERVRTGTDLVARAGETMTRIGTSIQRVTDIMGEIASASNEQSRGIEQVNQAVTQMDGVTQQNAALVEQAAAAAGSLQTQAQKLREVVAVFQMEQSRAHASSPRQGDHARPASPAFA